A window of Castanea sativa cultivar Marrone di Chiusa Pesio chromosome 1, ASM4071231v1 contains these coding sequences:
- the LOC142628674 gene encoding uncharacterized protein LOC142628674: protein MATDTNKVFPLAIAVVDCESRFSWRWFLQCLRDTIGHVIPDEGICIISNRHLGIKNAIANWPRRDDERTQVVKFDTIKESIKQVKIEAIRNKKKVTGKDDKEKNQDYLPYTYLMNESVDMWTQSHDGGRRFGAMTTNISECFNGVLKGARGLPIAAMVEFTWSKLVEYFHNPHREYTYDLLEGKKWSTYVFSTWSENRRKSEKQYLKAFSNEHRVYQVVTSFNMYSTRGGNHNYEVRLLERTCNCGKWQNISILCSHAIKGIYIVKLCLCKKRNNFYSLVPIENAF, encoded by the exons ATGGCAACCGACACTAACAAGGTATTCCCTCTTGCAATtgctgttgtggattgtgagtcaaGGTtcagttggaggtggtttttacaATGCCTCAGAGATACGATTGGCCACGTGATACCTGACGAAGGAATTTGCATAATTTCTAACCGACATCTGggtatcaaaaacgccattgcaaactggcctagaagggatgatgAAAGAACACAG GTAGTTAAATTTGATACCATAAAGGAGTCCATTAAGCAGGTGaaaattgaggccattaggaataagaagaaggtgacggggaAGGATGACaaggaaaaaaatcaagattatcttccatacacatacctaatgaACGAGTCTGTGGATATGTGGACCCAATCACATgatggtgggagacgttttggggcaatgacaaccaatatatcagagtgCTTCAATGGTGTATTGAAAGGTGCACGAGGCCTTCCTATTGCCgcaatggttgagttcacttggtcTAAACTTGTTGAATATTTCCACAACCCGCACAGGGAGtatacttatgatttgttggagggtaagaaatggagtACATATGTCTTTTCCACGTGGTCAGAAAATAGGCGTAAATCTGAGAAGCAGTATCTCAAGGCATTTAGCAATGAACATAGAGTATATCAAGTAGTTACTTCATTCAACATGTATAGCACTAGAGGGGGAAACCACAATTATGAAGTTCGTTTACTGGAAAGAACATGCAAttgtgggaaatggcaaaaCATTTCCATCCtgtgttcacatgcaattaaa ggcatttacattgtaaaactaTGTTTATGCAAAAAGCGTAACAATTTCTATAGTTTGGTGCCTATTGAGAACGCCTTTTGA